A stretch of the Mycolicibacterium celeriflavum genome encodes the following:
- the nusA gene encoding transcription termination factor NusA has product MNIDMAALHAIEVDRGIPVGELVETIKSALLTAYRHTQGHAAEARIEIDRKTGEVKVIATEVDDDGNPITEWDDTPEGFGRVAATTARQVMLQRFRDAENEKTYGEFSAREGDIVGGVIQRDARANARGLVVVRMGSETKGSEGVIPTAEQVPGERYEHGDRLRCYVVGVSRGAREPLITLSRTHPNLVRKLFSLEVPEIAEGSVEIVAVAREAGHRSKIAVASRVPGLNAKGACIGPMGQRVRNVMSELSGEKIDIIDYDPDPAKFVANALSPAKVVSVSVIDETARAARVVVPDFQLSLAIGKEGQNARLAARLTGWRIDIRSDAAPAGKADADQDAARGPVGDR; this is encoded by the coding sequence GTGAATATCGACATGGCCGCACTGCACGCCATCGAAGTGGACCGGGGCATCCCGGTGGGCGAACTCGTCGAAACCATCAAGTCCGCGCTCCTGACCGCCTACCGGCACACCCAGGGACATGCCGCCGAGGCGCGCATCGAGATCGACCGCAAGACCGGTGAGGTCAAGGTGATCGCCACCGAAGTCGACGACGACGGCAATCCGATCACCGAATGGGATGACACCCCAGAGGGATTCGGCCGCGTCGCCGCCACCACGGCACGCCAGGTGATGCTGCAGAGATTTCGCGACGCCGAAAACGAGAAGACCTATGGGGAGTTCTCGGCCCGCGAAGGCGACATCGTCGGCGGGGTGATCCAGCGCGACGCGCGGGCCAACGCGCGAGGCCTCGTAGTGGTCCGGATGGGCAGCGAGACGAAGGGTTCGGAGGGCGTCATCCCGACCGCTGAGCAGGTGCCCGGTGAACGCTACGAGCATGGTGACCGGTTGCGTTGCTACGTCGTCGGCGTGAGCCGCGGCGCGCGTGAACCCTTGATCACGCTGTCGCGTACGCACCCGAACCTGGTGCGCAAGCTTTTCTCGCTGGAGGTGCCCGAGATCGCGGAGGGTTCCGTGGAGATCGTGGCCGTCGCCCGCGAGGCTGGCCACCGGTCGAAAATCGCGGTCGCCTCCCGGGTACCGGGCCTCAACGCCAAGGGGGCCTGCATCGGACCCATGGGTCAGCGGGTGCGCAATGTGATGAGCGAGTTGTCGGGCGAGAAGATCGACATCATCGACTACGACCCCGATCCGGCGAAGTTCGTCGCCAACGCGCTCTCGCCGGCCAAGGTGGTCTCGGTGTCGGTCATCGATGAGACCGCGCGCGCGGCACGCGTCGTGGTGCCCGACTTCCAGCTGTCGCTGGCCATCGGCAAGGAGGGGCAGAACGCGCGGCTGGCGGCCCGGCTCACCGGCTGGCGCATCGACATCCGCAGCGACGCGGCCCCCGCGGGCAAGGCGGACGCCGACCAGGACGCGGCGCGCGGGCCCGTCGGCGACCGCTGA
- the infB gene encoding translation initiation factor IF-2 — MAGKARVHELAKELGVTSKEVLARLSEQGEFVKSASSTVEAPVARRLRESFGGGKPAAEKVKADGNGSSAGAPAATKSAAPKEPAKAPAPKPAAPPAEAPPVAPPAAAAAPPAAPAAPPTRPGPTPGPRPGPAPGAPKPAPRVPRVGNNPFSSQQPVDRPIPRPQGPRPGPGGPRPGAPRPGMSPSNMPPRPGGPRPPRPGGGPRPGPGGGPRPGAGQGGRPGGGGGGNYRGGGAGGGAPAGGGGYRGRPGGGGRPGQRGGAAGAFGRPGGAPKRGRKSKRAKRAEYENMQAPVVGGVRLPHGNGETIRLARGASLSDFAEKIDANPAALVQALFNLGEMVTATQSVGDDTLELLGSEMNYKVQVVSPEDEDRELLESFDLSYGEDSGGEEDLEQRPPVVTVMGHVDHGKTRLLDTIRQANVREGEAGGITQHIGAYQVQVDLDGNVRPITFIDTPGHEAFTAMRARGAKATDIAILVVAADDGVMPQTVEAINHAQAAEVPIVVAVNKIDKEGADPAKIRGQLTEYGLIPEDYGGDTMFVDISAKQGTNIDALLEAVVLTADAALDLRANPGMEAQGVAIEAHLDRGRGPVATVLVQRGTLRVGDSIVAGDAYGRVRRMVDEHGEDVTEALPSRPVQVIGFTSVPGAGDNLLVVDEDRIARQIADRRSARKRNALAARSRKRISLEDLDSALKETSQLNLILKGDNAGTVEALEEALLGIQVDDEVELRVIDRGVGGVTETNVNLASASDAIIIGFNVRAEGKATELANREGVEIRYYSIIYQAIDEIEAALKGMLKPVYEERELGRAEIRAIFRSSKVGNIAGCLVQSGIMRRNAKARLLRDSVVVAENLTVSSLRREKDDVTEVREGYECGLTLTYSDIKEGDVIETYELVEKERV; from the coding sequence GTGGCAGGTAAGGCCCGTGTACACGAGTTGGCCAAGGAACTCGGTGTCACCAGTAAGGAAGTTCTCGCCCGGCTGAGCGAACAGGGCGAATTCGTCAAGTCCGCATCCTCCACGGTGGAGGCGCCGGTCGCGCGCCGGTTGCGCGAATCCTTCGGCGGCGGGAAACCGGCCGCCGAGAAGGTCAAGGCCGACGGGAATGGCTCATCGGCCGGCGCGCCGGCCGCCACCAAGAGCGCCGCGCCCAAGGAGCCCGCGAAAGCACCAGCCCCCAAACCTGCGGCTCCCCCGGCCGAGGCTCCGCCCGTTGCGCCTCCCGCGGCAGCGGCCGCGCCGCCGGCCGCGCCCGCTGCACCGCCAACCCGTCCGGGCCCGACACCCGGCCCCCGGCCCGGCCCCGCGCCGGGCGCGCCCAAGCCGGCGCCCCGCGTCCCGCGCGTCGGTAACAACCCGTTCTCGTCTCAGCAGCCGGTGGACCGGCCGATTCCGCGTCCTCAAGGCCCCCGACCCGGGCCCGGTGGCCCGCGGCCCGGTGCTCCGCGCCCCGGTATGTCACCGAGCAACATGCCACCGCGTCCCGGTGGGCCCCGGCCCCCGCGTCCGGGCGGCGGCCCACGACCGGGCCCCGGCGGCGGTCCTCGTCCCGGCGCGGGCCAGGGCGGCCGGCCCGGCGGTGGCGGCGGCGGTAACTACCGCGGTGGCGGCGCCGGCGGCGGCGCTCCGGCCGGTGGTGGCGGCTATCGCGGCCGGCCCGGCGGCGGTGGCCGTCCCGGCCAGCGTGGCGGTGCGGCCGGTGCATTCGGCCGTCCCGGCGGCGCCCCCAAGCGGGGTCGCAAGTCGAAGCGGGCGAAACGCGCCGAATACGAGAACATGCAGGCACCCGTCGTCGGCGGTGTCCGGCTGCCGCACGGCAACGGTGAGACCATCCGGCTGGCGCGCGGTGCGTCGCTGAGCGACTTCGCCGAGAAGATCGACGCCAATCCGGCCGCACTGGTCCAGGCGCTGTTCAACCTCGGTGAGATGGTCACCGCCACGCAGTCCGTCGGCGACGACACTCTCGAGCTGCTCGGCAGCGAGATGAACTACAAGGTTCAGGTCGTCTCCCCGGAGGACGAGGATCGCGAGCTGCTGGAGTCCTTCGACCTGTCCTACGGCGAAGACTCGGGCGGCGAGGAGGATCTCGAGCAGCGACCGCCGGTGGTCACCGTGATGGGTCACGTCGACCACGGCAAGACCCGACTGCTGGACACGATCCGTCAGGCCAACGTCCGCGAGGGCGAGGCCGGCGGCATCACCCAGCACATCGGCGCCTACCAGGTGCAGGTCGACCTCGACGGCAACGTCCGGCCGATCACGTTCATCGACACCCCGGGTCACGAGGCGTTCACCGCCATGCGTGCCCGCGGTGCGAAGGCCACCGACATCGCGATCCTGGTGGTCGCCGCCGATGACGGCGTGATGCCGCAGACGGTCGAGGCGATCAACCACGCGCAGGCCGCCGAAGTGCCGATCGTGGTGGCGGTCAACAAGATCGACAAGGAAGGCGCCGACCCGGCCAAGATTCGCGGTCAGCTCACCGAGTACGGGCTCATTCCCGAGGACTACGGCGGCGACACGATGTTCGTCGACATCTCGGCCAAGCAGGGCACCAACATCGACGCGCTGCTGGAAGCGGTCGTACTGACCGCCGACGCCGCCCTGGATCTGCGGGCCAACCCCGGCATGGAAGCCCAGGGCGTGGCGATCGAGGCACACCTGGACCGCGGTCGCGGCCCGGTGGCCACGGTGCTGGTGCAGCGCGGCACGCTGCGGGTCGGCGACTCGATCGTGGCCGGCGACGCCTACGGCCGCGTCCGCCGCATGGTCGACGAGCACGGCGAGGACGTCACCGAGGCGCTACCGTCGCGGCCCGTCCAGGTCATCGGTTTCACGTCGGTGCCCGGTGCTGGCGACAACCTCCTGGTCGTCGACGAGGACCGCATCGCACGGCAGATCGCGGACCGGCGCAGCGCGCGCAAGCGCAACGCGTTGGCAGCCCGCAGTCGCAAGCGCATCAGCCTCGAGGACCTGGATTCGGCGCTGAAGGAAACCAGCCAGCTGAACCTGATCCTCAAGGGCGACAACGCCGGTACGGTCGAGGCTCTCGAGGAGGCCCTGCTGGGCATCCAGGTCGACGACGAAGTCGAGCTGCGGGTCATCGACCGCGGCGTCGGTGGGGTCACCGAGACCAACGTCAACCTGGCGTCGGCCTCGGATGCGATCATCATCGGCTTCAACGTCCGCGCCGAGGGCAAGGCCACCGAGCTGGCCAACCGCGAGGGTGTGGAGATCCGCTACTACTCGATCATCTACCAGGCGATCGACGAGATCGAGGCCGCGCTCAAGGGCATGCTCAAGCCGGTCTACGAGGAACGCGAGCTCGGCCGCGCCGAGATCCGCGCCATCTTCCGGTCCTCGAAGGTCGGCAACATCGCCGGCTGCCTGGTCCAGTCGGGCATCATGCGCCGCAACGCCAAGGCGCGGCTGCTGCGTGACAGCGTCGTGGTGGCCGAGAACCTCACCGTGTCGTCACTTCGCCGCGAGAAGGACGACGTCACCGAGGTCCGCGAGGGCTACGAGTGCGGTTTGACGCT
- the rimP gene encoding ribosome maturation factor RimP, translated as MTERSAGLPSQKEVIELLDGEFARAGYEIDDVIVDAAAHPPRITVVADGDDGLDLESIAALSRAASALLDEVDARSAPYVLEVTSPGVERPLTAEKHFRRACGRKVELTLSDGTQLTGRLGETTGGVVRLVVRAGRGANYSVRELPLEGIAKAVVQVEFSPPNPRELELVGRSGKEASA; from the coding sequence GTGACGGAGCGTTCTGCGGGATTGCCGTCGCAGAAAGAGGTGATCGAGCTACTCGACGGCGAGTTCGCGCGCGCAGGTTACGAAATCGATGACGTCATCGTCGACGCCGCCGCGCATCCGCCGCGCATCACGGTGGTGGCCGACGGGGACGACGGCCTCGACCTCGAGTCGATCGCCGCGCTGTCCCGGGCGGCGTCGGCATTGCTCGACGAGGTCGACGCCAGGTCTGCGCCGTATGTCCTCGAGGTCACCTCCCCGGGGGTGGAGCGACCTCTGACCGCCGAGAAGCATTTCCGCCGGGCTTGCGGTCGCAAGGTCGAGTTGACGCTGTCGGACGGCACGCAGCTCACCGGCCGGCTCGGCGAAACGACCGGCGGCGTGGTGCGTCTGGTGGTTCGCGCCGGCCGAGGGGCCAACTACTCGGTTCGTGAATTGCCGTTGGAAGGTATCGCGAAAGCCGTTGTGCAAGTGGAATTCTCGCCTCCCAACCCGCGAGAGCTGGAGCTGGTCGGCCGATCCGGGAAGGAGGCTTCGGCGTGA
- a CDS encoding YlxR family protein, translated as MTVDSPVIQRETSASAQRRSPDEPVGPVRTCVGCRKRELAVELLRVVAVGGGNGVRAVTVDPARKLPGRGAWLHPTPQCLDAAIRRRAFGRALRITGSPDVSAVVEHVSAVSSAEAPSRPATEQVAKNMSTP; from the coding sequence GTGACGGTAGACTCACCTGTGATCCAGCGCGAGACTTCGGCTTCGGCGCAACGACGCAGCCCCGACGAACCTGTCGGACCGGTGCGGACCTGCGTTGGATGCCGAAAACGAGAGCTGGCCGTCGAACTGCTTCGAGTGGTCGCTGTCGGCGGCGGAAATGGTGTTCGCGCCGTGACCGTCGACCCGGCGAGAAAGCTGCCGGGGCGGGGTGCGTGGCTGCATCCCACTCCACAGTGCCTCGACGCAGCAATTCGGCGGCGAGCCTTCGGTCGAGCGCTGCGCATCACCGGTTCACCGGACGTATCCGCGGTGGTCGAGCACGTCAGCGCTGTGAGCAGCGCGGAAGCGCCCAGCCGCCCGGCAACAGAACAGGTAGCGAAGAACATGAGCACACCGTGA